One genomic window of Kosmotoga olearia TBF 19.5.1 includes the following:
- a CDS encoding DEAD/DEAH box helicase family protein, translating to MPDNQRLNQEYDILSKMGYLKKDIPKYIEDNLNPRFKLRPYQIEAIARFIHYLEENPNRKRPTQLLFNMATGSGKTLLMAANILYLYNKGYRNFLFFVNSTNIIEKTRDNFLNLLSPKYLFNQRIKFEDKEVVIREVSNFDEANEEDINIIFTTIQGLHSQLNLFRENSITFEDLKDKKIVLISDEAHHINAWTRNRLSKTEEMKKTSWEYTVMQILNSNPENILLEYTATIDLENPSIYSKYKDKIIFEYDLKQFRIDGYSKEVKVLQADLENWERMLQAVILSQYRRKIAERNGIRLKPVILFKSRSIKESKENYELFRERMDNMSEADIEAIKSNSTGTVLERVFNYFENEGINVDNLITELKEDFSEEKCILLDSENIDKEKQIRLNTLEDENNEIRAIFAVKMLDEGWDVLNLFDIVRLYDTRDGRWTRDGRYIPGNTTIAERQLIGRGARYYPFKINEEDDLFKRKFDNQPENPLKILEELYYHSKYNPRYIQELTTALKEYGIMPYEEKEIQLRVKPDIKNTEFWKKGFLFVNKKVEADRRGIKTIDDIEIERTYKYILPTGFLREDIVLQEETTRRNSFETTTRTFRLGDFGDVVIRKAMAKLDFYRFSNLKRYFPDLNSSKEFIESLKKINVDITSSREKLDDLTPDDKLKACLNVLLQLENEILNEYVEYKGTEVFVPIEIKEVVKDKQLKINVGDYGDQEYGIPMSNAKHPYLQLNLANKDWYIYDENYGTYEEKSFVKFIDGVINELRQKYSEVYLLRNANLFKIYRFSDGKAMEPDFVLFLRREDSKEIEQYQLFIETKGEHLIKTDQWKEDFLKEIEEKYSINLKATIFGENEKYRLIGLPFYNEGRKNEFINEFKKKLGL from the coding sequence ATGCCTGATAATCAAAGATTAAACCAGGAATATGATATTCTTTCAAAAATGGGGTATCTTAAAAAGGACATTCCTAAATACATTGAAGATAATCTCAATCCAAGGTTTAAATTAAGACCATACCAGATCGAGGCTATAGCAAGGTTTATACATTATCTTGAAGAAAATCCTAATAGAAAAAGACCAACACAACTTCTCTTTAATATGGCAACCGGTTCTGGTAAAACTCTATTGATGGCTGCAAATATTCTTTATCTTTACAATAAAGGCTATAGAAACTTCTTATTTTTCGTGAACAGCACCAACATAATAGAGAAAACAAGAGACAACTTTTTAAATCTCCTCTCTCCTAAATATCTTTTTAATCAGAGAATTAAATTTGAGGATAAAGAAGTTGTAATAAGAGAGGTTTCCAATTTTGATGAAGCAAATGAGGAAGACATAAATATAATCTTCACGACAATACAGGGACTGCATAGCCAGTTAAATCTTTTCAGGGAAAATTCCATTACTTTTGAAGATCTTAAGGATAAGAAAATCGTTTTAATTTCAGATGAAGCCCATCATATCAACGCCTGGACGAGGAATAGATTGAGCAAAACCGAGGAGATGAAAAAAACTTCTTGGGAATATACCGTTATGCAGATTCTAAACTCAAATCCTGAAAATATATTGCTTGAATATACCGCCACCATTGATTTAGAGAATCCCAGTATTTACAGCAAATACAAAGATAAGATAATTTTTGAGTATGATCTCAAGCAATTTAGAATTGACGGTTATTCAAAAGAGGTGAAGGTTTTACAGGCAGATCTTGAAAACTGGGAAAGGATGTTGCAGGCGGTTATTTTAAGCCAGTATAGAAGAAAAATAGCGGAGAGAAATGGGATTAGATTAAAACCTGTGATACTTTTTAAATCAAGGAGCATTAAAGAATCCAAAGAGAATTATGAATTATTTAGAGAAAGAATGGACAATATGAGTGAAGCAGACATAGAGGCGATAAAATCAAATTCCACTGGAACTGTATTGGAGAGAGTATTTAATTATTTTGAAAACGAGGGAATAAATGTAGATAATCTTATAACCGAGTTAAAAGAGGATTTTTCAGAGGAAAAATGTATTTTGCTTGATTCTGAAAACATAGATAAAGAGAAACAGATTAGACTTAATACCCTTGAGGATGAAAATAATGAGATAAGAGCTATTTTTGCTGTTAAGATGCTTGATGAAGGCTGGGATGTGTTAAATCTCTTTGATATAGTCAGGCTTTATGATACAAGGGATGGACGGTGGACAAGGGATGGTAGATATATCCCTGGTAATACCACTATTGCAGAGAGGCAGTTGATAGGAAGAGGTGCAAGGTATTATCCATTCAAAATCAATGAAGAGGATGATCTATTTAAGAGAAAATTTGATAACCAACCGGAAAATCCCTTGAAAATCCTTGAAGAGCTTTATTATCACAGCAAATATAATCCCAGATACATACAGGAACTTACTACGGCTCTCAAGGAATACGGTATTATGCCCTATGAAGAAAAAGAGATTCAATTAAGAGTGAAACCTGATATAAAAAACACTGAGTTTTGGAAAAAAGGATTTTTATTTGTAAATAAAAAGGTTGAGGCTGACAGAAGAGGCATTAAAACTATTGATGATATAGAAATAGAAAGAACATATAAATACATCCTTCCAACGGGATTTTTGAGAGAAGATATTGTTTTACAAGAAGAAACTACCAGAAGAAATTCTTTTGAAACAACTACACGGACATTTCGTTTAGGTGATTTTGGGGATGTGGTTATAAGAAAAGCCATGGCAAAACTTGATTTTTATAGATTCAGCAATCTTAAAAGATACTTTCCTGATTTGAATTCTTCAAAGGAATTTATCGAGTCTTTAAAAAAAATAAATGTTGATATTACCAGTTCTAGAGAGAAGTTAGATGACTTAACACCTGATGATAAATTAAAAGCATGTTTAAATGTGTTGCTACAACTGGAAAATGAAATTCTGAATGAATATGTTGAGTATAAAGGGACTGAAGTTTTCGTTCCGATTGAGATCAAGGAAGTTGTAAAAGATAAACAGCTTAAAATAAATGTTGGAGACTATGGAGATCAGGAGTATGGGATACCTATGAGTAATGCGAAGCACCCATATTTACAATTGAACCTTGCTAATAAAGATTGGTATATTTATGACGAGAATTATGGAACATACGAAGAAAAATCTTTTGTTAAGTTTATTGATGGTGTCATAAATGAATTGAGACAAAAATATAGTGAAGTATATTTGTTAAGAAATGCAAATCTATTTAAAATTTATAGATTCTCAGATGGTAAAGCTATGGAACCAGATTTTGTCTTGTTTCTAAGAAGGGAAGATTCTAAAGAAATAGAACAGTATCAACTTTTCATAGAGACTAAAGGAGAACATTTGATTAAAACTGATCAATGGAAAGAAGATTTCTTAAAAGAAATTGAAGAAAAATATAGTATCAATCTTAAAGCTACTATATTTGGAGAGAATGAAAAATATAGATTAATTGGGTTGCCATTTTATAATGAAGGCAGGAAAAATGAGTTTATAAATGAGTTTAAGAAAAAACTAGGCTTATAA
- a CDS encoding ATP-binding protein, with amino-acid sequence MMNDEEFFEVLLRWNLWGNQQLNIIPRRVLSQIKPFMDYHGAIVIQGPRRAGKSTLLYLIIQNLMKEIAPERCLYINFEDYALSSLELTPSTIQRLLEVYGEKVYSGEDFFLFLDEVQNVKDWHRWVRTFLDTHHNNTVFISGSSSRLLSSELAGLLTGRHVVFETLPFSFSELVINQGYSTDSIYIRKNKNAIKGLLAEYMRFGGFPEVVLRRPINESRARRILTQYAEDILFKDISTHYNVLNMKILKFVSLFLAQNSGCKLSIRGLQKVIEAEFGEKSSTTTIANYIQYLEEAYMSFEVRHFDYSIMRAIRRPSKYYMVDTGLRNAMCGSLTPDRGKLLEYVVYLYLRTIYDDVFYWSGKREIDFVCREGKEIDLYNITYVSDVNEISVRELEGFLEFPSGKAVRKRYLITWDLQRTITHKNITIEAIPAYVLLLQKSENW; translated from the coding sequence ATGATGAATGATGAAGAATTTTTCGAGGTTTTATTAAGGTGGAACCTCTGGGGTAATCAGCAACTAAATATAATTCCGAGGAGGGTGCTTTCACAGATAAAACCCTTTATGGATTACCACGGAGCGATTGTAATTCAGGGGCCCCGTAGAGCCGGGAAATCAACTTTGCTTTATCTTATAATTCAGAATCTGATGAAAGAAATTGCACCGGAGAGGTGTCTCTACATTAACTTTGAAGATTATGCCCTATCATCTTTAGAGCTCACCCCATCAACTATTCAACGTCTTCTAGAAGTATACGGAGAAAAGGTTTATAGTGGAGAAGATTTCTTTCTATTTCTTGATGAGGTACAAAACGTAAAGGACTGGCACAGGTGGGTAAGAACTTTTCTTGATACTCATCACAATAATACTGTTTTTATCTCCGGTTCTTCGTCGAGACTCCTGAGTTCTGAACTTGCTGGTTTGCTCACAGGCCGGCATGTTGTATTCGAAACCTTACCGTTTAGTTTCAGCGAGCTTGTCATAAATCAAGGGTATAGCACAGATAGCATATACATAAGAAAAAACAAGAATGCCATCAAAGGACTCCTTGCCGAATATATGAGGTTCGGTGGCTTCCCAGAAGTGGTACTCAGAAGACCTATAAACGAATCAAGAGCCAGGCGAATCCTCACTCAGTATGCAGAAGACATCCTGTTTAAGGATATTTCTACGCATTACAATGTGCTGAATATGAAGATACTCAAGTTTGTTTCTTTATTTCTAGCTCAAAACAGTGGTTGTAAGCTATCAATTCGCGGGCTGCAAAAAGTTATAGAAGCTGAGTTTGGCGAGAAATCATCAACAACCACTATTGCCAATTATATTCAATATCTTGAAGAGGCTTATATGAGTTTTGAGGTACGTCATTTTGATTATTCTATAATGAGAGCCATAAGAAGACCTTCTAAATATTACATGGTTGATACTGGCCTTCGTAACGCTATGTGTGGTTCGTTAACTCCGGATCGTGGAAAACTGCTTGAATATGTTGTGTATCTCTACCTTAGGACAATATACGATGATGTTTTCTATTGGTCAGGTAAAAGAGAGATCGATTTTGTATGCCGTGAGGGTAAAGAGATTGACCTGTATAATATCACATATGTATCTGATGTCAACGAAATATCTGTAAGGGAACTGGAAGGGTTCCTGGAGTTTCCTTCTGGCAAAGCGGTTCGAAAAAGATATTTGATTACATGGGACCTTCAAAGAACCATAACACACAAAAATATTACTATAGAAGCAATTCCTGCATATGTTTTACTTCTTCAAAAATCTGAGAATTGGTGA
- a CDS encoding helix-turn-helix domain-containing protein has translation MPDNQRLNQEYDILSKKEVAAYLRLDEHTAYRMARKGEIPAYKVAGQWRFKKMMIEEWLEQNLKYEKQGGQ, from the coding sequence ATGCCTGATAATCAAAGATTAAACCAGGAATATGATATTCTTTCAAAGAAAGAGGTTGCAGCATATTTAAGGCTTGATGAACATACTGCTTATAGGATGGCAAGGAAAGGAGAAATTCCTGCTTACAAGGTAGCAGGACAGTGGCGGTTTAAGAAAATGATGATTGAAGAGTGGTTAGAGCAAAATCTGAAATATGAAAAACAGGGAGGGCAATAA
- a CDS encoding IS3-like element ISKol4 family transposase (programmed frameshift): MKGKTPRRYSSEFKIKLVKEYLGTNKSYRELGVEYDVDASLIMSWVKRYERYKENAFQPPKRKPSFIADESKIPAFLKEELGLDKIKEHSDDPEEINAELERLKLELAERDLRIRILKEKLKKTNMEENQGKKLTDITILCIANKYINWGFRVSFVLEVLEIPRSSYYRSKNPGFFLKGRRGRKERGYAFNVFGGITKDEEIEKLLLWFNAIESPLQEEYYLKYMGSKKIARYIRNVYGIIVNHKKLHRLRKKLGLVGKYKRRERHPYTRSRSITVTKANQLWEADITFVKTREDGNAAILNIIDVYDRSIVGTYVGKSCKKEHFIQLMKIAITKRAKPQIIRTDNGSQFKALDTGIYMNEENIIHEFGIVRNPDSQAFIESSFSSLKREFVRNNEFKNLEDLCEKLKVYLSFYNNLRPHGSLKYQTPRYYTEFSSQNEPVYVNP, translated from the exons ATGAAAGGAAAAACACCGCGAAGATACAGTTCAGAATTCAAAATCAAATTGGTTAAGGAGTATTTAGGAACAAACAAGAGTTACAGAGAATTGGGAGTCGAATATGATGTGGATGCTTCACTTATCATGAGCTGGGTAAAGCGCTACGAAAGATACAAAGAAAATGCGTTCCAGCCTCCGAAAAGGAAGCCTTCATTCATAGCAGATGAAAGCAAGATACCCGCTTTTCTTAAAGAAGAGCTCGGCCTGGATAAGATAAAGGAACACAGTGATGATCCTGAAGAAATAAACGCCGAATTGGAAAGATTGAAATTGGAACTTGCTGAGAGAGACCTGAGAATAAGAATACTCAAGGAAAAATTAAAAAAAACGAACATGGAAGAGAACCAGGGAAAAAAGT TAACAGATATTACGATCCTCTGTATTGCTAACAAGTACATAAATTGGGGATTTCGTGTAAGCTTCGTTCTTGAAGTTTTAGAGATACCAAGAAGCAGCTATTACAGGAGCAAGAATCCGGGCTTTTTCCTGAAAGGCAGGAGAGGAAGAAAGGAAAGAGGTTATGCCTTTAATGTTTTTGGAGGTATCACAAAAGACGAAGAGATAGAAAAACTGCTGCTGTGGTTTAATGCGATCGAATCTCCTTTACAAGAGGAATATTATTTGAAGTACATGGGTTCAAAAAAGATAGCCAGATATATCCGGAACGTATACGGAATCATAGTAAATCACAAGAAATTGCACCGACTCAGGAAAAAGCTCGGACTTGTTGGGAAGTACAAAAGGCGTGAAAGGCATCCATACACTCGAAGCCGTTCAATAACAGTGACAAAAGCGAACCAATTGTGGGAAGCGGATATAACATTCGTAAAAACACGTGAAGATGGGAATGCAGCGATACTGAACATAATAGACGTGTATGACAGAAGCATAGTGGGAACATATGTAGGTAAAAGCTGCAAAAAGGAACATTTCATTCAATTAATGAAAATAGCGATCACAAAAAGAGCAAAACCACAAATAATAAGAACGGATAACGGAAGCCAATTTAAAGCATTAGATACGGGAATATACATGAATGAAGAAAATATAATCCATGAATTTGGAATAGTAAGGAATCCGGATTCGCAAGCATTTATTGAATCGTCATTCTCTTCTTTGAAAAGGGAATTCGTAAGAAACAACGAATTCAAGAATCTTGAAGACTTGTGTGAAAAACTAAAGGTATATCTGTCTTTTTACAACAACCTGAGACCTCATGGGTCATTGAAATACCAAACACCAAGATACTATACTGAATTCTCCAGCCAAAACGAGCCTGTGTACGTAAATCCTTGA
- the istB gene encoding IS21-like element ISKol3 family helper ATPase IstB → MKELIAQYCKELRLGKSIVENYQKIQTETNEEFLVKLLKLEIENRRVSRKNRYLKQANFEVMKTFEDYSFENVQIPKSITLEELQEGRFLGKKENLILYGPVGTGKTHMATAIGIAACNREKKVRFYRTATLVNELVEAKSNGTLKRFLKTLRKTDLLICDEWGYIPLDREGAQLLFQVIAERYERNSVIITTNLEFSKWNGIFYDEKLTSAIIDRLIHHCHLLVFTGKSYRLEHSSIKA, encoded by the coding sequence ATGAAAGAACTCATCGCTCAATACTGCAAAGAACTGAGATTGGGAAAAAGTATAGTGGAAAACTACCAAAAGATACAGACAGAAACCAACGAGGAATTCCTGGTGAAACTACTGAAGCTGGAGATTGAAAACAGACGGGTATCACGTAAAAATCGTTATCTAAAACAGGCGAATTTCGAGGTAATGAAAACCTTCGAAGACTACAGTTTTGAAAACGTACAGATACCCAAGAGTATAACATTGGAAGAATTACAAGAAGGGAGGTTTCTGGGAAAGAAAGAGAACCTAATACTGTATGGCCCTGTAGGAACAGGAAAAACACACATGGCAACAGCCATAGGTATCGCAGCTTGTAACCGGGAAAAGAAAGTCAGATTTTACAGAACGGCCACACTGGTAAATGAACTTGTGGAAGCAAAAAGCAACGGAACATTGAAGAGGTTCTTGAAGACACTCAGAAAGACAGATTTGCTCATATGCGACGAATGGGGTTACATACCTTTAGACCGAGAAGGAGCGCAACTCTTGTTTCAAGTGATTGCGGAAAGATATGAGAGGAACAGCGTAATAATCACAACGAACCTTGAGTTCAGCAAATGGAATGGGATATTCTACGATGAGAAACTCACCAGTGCCATAATAGACAGATTGATTCACCATTGCCATTTGTTGGTGTTTACAGGCAAGAGTTACCGATTGGAACATTCGAGTATTAAGGCTTAA
- a CDS encoding ATP-binding protein, which produces MISLDVYFEIQDRLLKAVPTEFRRYLYTTINWDARMIGLTGFRGIGKTTLLLQWLANESKGSSEYLYISADNPLVLKDGLYNIGDTFFKYGGKLLVVDEAHRYPGWSSELKALYDAFPNKKIIFTGSSTMEILRGKADLSRRAVIYNLNILSFREYLQIRTGDRIESVKLDELLINHRKISASLLHYEPLKFFSEYLQQGAYPYFVEGDYYNKVLNTLDKVIYDDIMGVSGIKPEGAATIKRLIAFLTTSTVPKISAEKLCNALGITKPTLYNYLDLMEHVRLITRVPPEKIGHKFLRSGAKVFLSNPNIYYALSRPIWSLEANTGTIREAFFASQFFSYSIAVPDVGDFSIRFNGKRIVFEIGGPGKTLQQIKNEKNAFVLKDGIESGYSQVIPLYLIGMMY; this is translated from the coding sequence ATGATTTCCTTAGATGTATATTTTGAAATTCAGGATCGTTTATTAAAAGCGGTTCCAACGGAGTTTAGACGGTATCTTTATACCACTATTAACTGGGATGCCAGAATGATAGGGTTGACAGGGTTTAGGGGCATTGGTAAAACAACATTATTGCTGCAATGGTTAGCAAACGAATCAAAGGGTTCTTCTGAATATTTGTACATATCAGCGGATAACCCCCTTGTTTTGAAGGATGGGTTGTACAATATCGGGGATACTTTTTTTAAGTACGGAGGAAAGCTCTTGGTTGTAGATGAAGCACACAGATATCCTGGTTGGTCTTCAGAGCTGAAAGCGCTTTACGATGCTTTCCCGAATAAGAAAATCATCTTCACAGGCAGTTCTACAATGGAGATATTGAGAGGAAAAGCGGATCTTTCGCGTAGAGCTGTGATTTACAACCTGAACATTCTCTCGTTCAGAGAGTACCTTCAGATTAGAACAGGTGACCGTATCGAATCGGTGAAACTGGATGAGCTGCTGATAAATCACAGGAAAATCTCAGCATCTTTATTGCATTATGAACCTTTGAAGTTTTTCTCTGAGTATCTCCAGCAAGGTGCATATCCATATTTTGTCGAAGGGGATTATTACAACAAGGTCCTTAATACGCTGGATAAGGTTATTTACGATGACATTATGGGCGTCAGCGGTATAAAGCCTGAAGGAGCCGCAACGATAAAGCGGCTTATTGCCTTCCTGACTACGAGTACTGTTCCTAAGATATCTGCTGAAAAATTGTGCAACGCTCTCGGTATAACAAAACCCACTCTGTACAACTACCTCGATTTAATGGAGCATGTTCGGCTCATTACCCGTGTTCCACCGGAGAAAATAGGGCACAAATTCCTCAGAAGCGGAGCAAAAGTGTTCTTGAGCAATCCAAATATTTATTATGCACTAAGCAGGCCAATCTGGAGTCTTGAAGCAAATACTGGCACAATACGGGAAGCGTTTTTTGCCAGCCAATTTTTTTCTTATTCAATTGCTGTGCCAGACGTTGGCGATTTTTCCATAAGGTTTAATGGAAAACGGATCGTATTCGAAATAGGTGGTCCCGGAAAAACGCTTCAACAGATAAAAAACGAGAAAAATGCTTTTGTACTGAAAGACGGCATAGAAAGTGGTTATTCACAGGTTATTCCACTATATTTGATCGGGATGATGTATTGA
- a CDS encoding winged helix-turn-helix domain-containing protein, producing MDFPGAGNDLFLFLTAGFLSCHLLYFYFAIHTKKILEEEKRPLTVEEIWENAVEKGYDKLCGSQGKTPWRTIGAQIYVDIRDNPDSPFVKIDSKPRKFFLRTVVSDAELKEIEERERGKVEAPRKLKYSERELHPFLAYFA from the coding sequence ATGGATTTTCCGGGTGCTGGCAATGATCTTTTTCTTTTCCTTACTGCTGGATTTTTATCCTGCCACTTGCTGTATTTTTATTTTGCCATACACACTAAAAAAATTCTTGAAGAAGAGAAGCGTCCTCTTACGGTAGAAGAGATATGGGAAAACGCAGTAGAAAAAGGATATGATAAGCTCTGTGGCTCTCAAGGCAAAACACCGTGGAGAACAATCGGAGCTCAAATATATGTAGATATAAGGGACAACCCTGATTCGCCTTTTGTAAAAATCGATTCTAAACCGAGAAAATTTTTCTTAAGAACTGTAGTTTCAGATGCGGAACTGAAAGAGATAGAAGAAAGAGAAAGAGGCAAGGTGGAAGCACCAAGAAAATTAAAGTATTCCGAAAGAGAACTACATCCGTTTCTAGCATATTTTGCTTAA
- a CDS encoding DNA methyltransferase, with the protein MTLMEELKELLKEDTRFVDTEGKLLKNKIVEHALKLDKGLIKLLLKNKRIKEHFFKDVDGVLVFDKEKFMKFIDNKEFLPDSYTAFKNKIGLANKEGKYLAKSKEIVLVWPYKDCVLEGGQEKSDEKRKEIFHNVILAPDEIDRLLEPKVFTNFKRIDKDGEHQLDGFRRDDEINRKRGLPEDTITDNLIIKGNNLLVLYSLLKEFRGKVKLIYIDPPYNTGSDEFQYNDNFRHSTWLTFMKNRLEVAKELLKDDGAIFVQLDHHEIGYLNVLMDETFGRGNKVQIIAIKTASPAGFKVVNPGPIDVTEYILFYARDKKKFNFKLQYVEVEYHENYDRVILNFEDKPENWKLESIKKVVLEENGIPVTGSLRKAYKEAQRRWGKYWKIIFNQLIAEFALRNKERIVSIRDPHKPSESLKQLLIKSKKERDRIFVYGREGADPIFVINGGALAFYKNKVKNIGGREVPTELLTDFWGDISWAGIANEGGVRLKEGKKPEALLKRIIELSTEENDIVLDFFMGTGTTCAVAHKMGRQYIGVEQLDYGENSAVVRLKNVINGDQTGISKAVGWQGGGDFIYMGLMKNNEIYIEKIENAKTTEELLNIWKDINHNGFLSYRVDSKLFDENIEEFKALSLDEQKKLLLEMLEYNDLYVNYSEIDDVIYNVSEEDKKLNKDFYEERKDA; encoded by the coding sequence ATGACATTGATGGAAGAATTGAAAGAACTCTTAAAGGAAGATACGCGGTTTGTCGATACTGAAGGAAAACTATTAAAAAACAAAATAGTAGAACATGCTTTGAAACTTGATAAGGGTTTGATAAAACTTCTATTAAAAAACAAACGGATAAAGGAACATTTCTTCAAGGATGTAGATGGTGTTTTAGTTTTTGACAAAGAGAAGTTTATGAAATTCATTGATAACAAAGAATTTTTACCGGATTCATATACTGCTTTTAAAAATAAAATTGGTCTTGCTAATAAGGAAGGAAAGTATTTAGCAAAAAGCAAAGAAATTGTTTTGGTATGGCCCTATAAAGATTGTGTTCTTGAAGGTGGGCAGGAAAAATCTGATGAAAAAAGAAAAGAAATTTTTCATAATGTAATTCTTGCTCCGGATGAGATTGATAGATTATTAGAACCTAAGGTATTTACTAATTTTAAAAGAATAGATAAAGACGGAGAACACCAGCTTGACGGATTCAGGAGAGATGATGAGATAAACAGGAAAAGAGGACTGCCCGAAGATACGATAACAGATAATTTGATTATTAAAGGAAATAATCTTCTTGTATTATATTCGCTTTTAAAAGAATTTAGAGGGAAGGTGAAGCTAATTTATATTGACCCCCCTTACAATACAGGGAGTGATGAATTTCAATATAATGATAATTTCAGACACTCTACTTGGCTTACTTTTATGAAAAATAGACTAGAAGTTGCAAAAGAACTATTAAAAGATGATGGGGCTATTTTTGTTCAATTAGATCATCATGAAATAGGATATCTAAACGTTCTGATGGATGAAACTTTCGGAAGGGGCAATAAGGTTCAGATAATTGCCATTAAGACGGCATCCCCTGCTGGATTCAAAGTTGTAAATCCTGGTCCAATAGATGTAACAGAGTATATACTATTTTATGCCAGAGATAAAAAGAAGTTTAATTTTAAACTCCAATATGTAGAAGTAGAATATCATGAGAATTATGATCGTGTTATTCTTAATTTTGAAGATAAACCTGAAAATTGGAAGTTAGAATCAATCAAAAAAGTTGTCTTAGAAGAAAATGGAATTCCTGTAACAGGCTCTCTGAGAAAAGCATACAAAGAAGCCCAAAGACGGTGGGGCAAATATTGGAAGATTATTTTTAATCAATTAATTGCAGAATTTGCCTTGAGGAACAAAGAACGAATTGTAAGTATTAGAGACCCTCACAAACCTTCTGAAAGTTTGAAACAACTTTTGATAAAATCTAAAAAGGAGAGAGACAGGATTTTTGTATATGGAAGAGAAGGTGCAGACCCAATATTTGTAATAAACGGTGGTGCATTAGCATTTTATAAAAATAAGGTAAAAAATATTGGTGGCAGAGAAGTGCCAACAGAGTTATTAACAGATTTTTGGGGAGATATAAGTTGGGCAGGCATAGCTAATGAAGGTGGCGTTCGTCTAAAGGAAGGGAAAAAACCAGAGGCCCTCTTAAAACGTATTATAGAGCTATCAACTGAAGAAAATGATATAGTCTTAGACTTCTTCATGGGCACTGGCACAACCTGTGCAGTTGCCCATAAAATGGGAAGACAATACATTGGTGTAGAACAACTTGATTACGGCGAAAATAGTGCAGTTGTGAGATTAAAAAATGTTATAAATGGTGATCAAACAGGTATTTCTAAAGCTGTAGGCTGGCAAGGTGGCGGCGATTTCATATACATGGGGCTGATGAAAAATAACGAGATTTATATTGAAAAGATTGAAAATGCCAAAACAACAGAAGAACTTCTAAATATTTGGAAAGATATAAACCACAACGGATTTTTGAGCTATAGGGTTGATTCAAAATTATTTGATGAAAACATTGAAGAGTTTAAGGCTCTTAGTCTGGATGAACAAAAGAAATTACTACTTGAGATGCTGGAATACAACGACCTTTATGTAAATTACAGCGAAATTGATGATGTTATTTACAATGTGAGTGAAGAAGACAAAAAGCTCAATAAAGACTTTTACGAGGAGAGAAAAGATGCCTGA